One Brassica napus cultivar Da-Ae chromosome C2, Da-Ae, whole genome shotgun sequence DNA window includes the following coding sequences:
- the LOC106354446 gene encoding serine carboxypeptidase-like 11, whose protein sequence is MAKKLLLLLLLIILSLHACSGSVVKFLPGFEGPLPFELETGYIGVGEEEQVQLFYYFIKSEKNPKEDPLLIWLSGGPGCSSATGLFFENGPVTFNVEEGYNEGSGPALLSTTHSWTKVANIIFLDQPLGTGFSYATTQLLDTPSDSGEAKQIHEFIRKWLSKHTEFISNPFYVAGDSYSGKTIPATVQEISKGNDLGFKPQVNLEGYVLGNPVTDFEFDHNHGIPFAHGMALISDELYESLKRSCRGNYENIDPHNTECLKHHDKYLKCISSINVVHILMPRCDPPLFPRRYILLRNVSAPLSADGCYIYTDLIASLWANDESVRKALHVVKGSIEKWVRCSSGKAYDVDIKSSVPYHMNNSIKGYRSLIFSGDHDLVVPFPSTQAWIRSLGYSIIDEWRPWMVHNQIAGYTRTYANNMTYATVKGGGHTLEFKPNESFIMFQRWISGQPL, encoded by the exons atgGCTAAGAAGTTGCTTCTGCTTCTTTTACTTATTATCTTAAGCCTACATGCATGTTCTGGCTCTGTTGTCAAGTTTCTTCCTGGTTTTGAAGGTCCTCTTCCTTTCGAGCTTGAGACCGG GTATATTGGTGTTGGTGAAGAAGAGCAAGTGCAATTGTTTTACTACTTCATTAAATCTGAGAAGAATCCAAAAGAAGATCCTCTTCTTATCTGGTTAAGTGGAGGACCTGGCTGCTCTTCTGCCACTGGTCTGTTTTTCGAGAACG gtccTGTGACATTTAACGTTGAGGAGGGTTACAATGAAGGTAGTGGACCCGCCTTActttctacaacacattcatggaCAAAG GTGGCAAACATTATCTTTTTAGACCAGCCTCTTGGTACTGGCTTCTCCTATGCAACAACTCAACTTCTTGATACACCTAGTGACTCAGGAGAAGCTAAGCAGATCCATGAATTTATTCGCAAG TGGTTAAGTAAGCATACAGAGTTTATTTCGAACCCTTTTTATGTCGCTGGAGATTCGTATTCTGGTAAGACTATTCCGGCAACAGTTCAAGAAATCTCCAAAG GAAATGATCTTGGGTTTAAACCTCAAGTAAATCTTGAG GGTTATGTACTAGGAAACCCGGTAACAGACTTCGAATTTGACCATAACCATGGCATTCCATTTGCTCACGGAATGGCATTAATCTCTGATGAACTCTACGAG tcATTGAAGAGAAGCTGTAGAGGAAACTATGAAAATATAGATCCACATAACACAGAGTGCTTGAAACATCATGACAAATATCTAAAG TGTATTTCTAGTATAAATGTTGTTCATATTCTAATGCCACGGTGCGATCCCCCCTTGTTCCCAAGAAGATATATTCTCCTTAGAAACGTTTCGGCTCCGTTAAGTGCAGATGGATGCTAT ATATATACTGATTTAATTGCTTCCCTCTGGGCCAATGATGAGAGCGTACGTAAAGCACTTCATGTGGTTAAG GGAAGTATAGAAAAATGGGTACGGTGTTCTTCGGGCAAGGCTTACGACGTCGACATTAAAAGCAGCGTACCATACCATATGAACAACAGCATCAAAGGATACAGATCTCTCATATTCAG cgGTGATCACGACTTAGTGGTGCCTTTCCCTTCAACGCAAGCGTGGATAAGATCGCTTGGTTATTCCATTATTGATGAGTGGAGGCCATGGATGGTACATAATCAAATTGCTGGATACACTAGGACTTATGCCAATAACATGACATATGCTACTGTCAAA ggaGGTGGGCATACACTTGAATTCAAACCAAATGAAAGCTTTATCATGTTTCAGAGATGGATTAGTGGTCAACCACTCTAa
- the LOC106355981 gene encoding probably inactive leucine-rich repeat receptor-like protein kinase At5g48380, whose protein sequence is MSIMTVIVTCLWFLLVSSLTCANKADVYCLRDIYSQVKDPNEYLSSWVFGNETSGYICNFSGVTCWHDDENRVLSIKLSGFGLEGEFPSGIMYCTSLVALDLSRNNFYGALPSNMASLVPFLTTLDLSYNQFSGEIPASLSNIKFLNTLMLQHNQFTGQLPPELASLPRLTRFSVAENQLAGPVPRFNETTMSIGLENFANNEGLCGRPMDACVDPEEEMIRLGKMGAAVGAALLAPVGAFLDWFTINNRKKKQGDTRHRSLIFHIGD, encoded by the coding sequence ATGTCCATTATGACCGTAATCGTAACTTGTCTCTGGTTCTTACTAGTGTCTAGCCTCACATGCGCAAACAAGGCCGACGTATATTGCTTGAGGGACATATATTCCCAAGTCAAGGATCCAAATGAATATTTATCGAGTTGGGTATTTGGCAACGAGACTTCAGGTTATATCTGCAACTTCAGTGGTGTGACTTGCTGGCATGATGATGAGAATAGGGTTCTGAGCATTAAGCTTTCTGGTTTTGGTCTCGAAGGAGAATTCCCTTCTGGGATTATGTACTGTACTAGTTTGGTAGCTCTGGATCTTTCTAGAAACAACTTCTATGGAGCTTTGCCATCCAACATGGCCTCTTTGGTTCCATTTCTCACAACTCTCGACCTCTCTTACAATCAATTCTCCGGTGAAATCCCAGCCAGTTTATCAAATATTAAGTTCCTGAACACTCTTATGCTCCAGCATAACCAGTTCACTGGTCAACTTCCTCCCGAGCTAGCGTCACTTCCGCGGCTCACTAGGTTTTCAGTAGCAGAAAATCAACTGGCCGGTCCTGTCCCTCGTTTCAACGAAACAACAATGAGTATTGGACTGGAGAACTTTGCTAATAACGAGGGTTTGTGTGGTCGGCCTATGGATGCTTGTGTTGACCCGGAAGAagaaatgatccggttagggaAGATGGGTGCAGCAGTTGGTGCGGCTTTACTTGCACCAGTAGGTGCATTCTTAGACTGGTTCACCATCAACAATAGGAAGAAGAAACAAGGAGATACAAGACACCGCAGCTTGATTTTCCACATTGGGGACTGA